From Xiphophorus couchianus chromosome 7, X_couchianus-1.0, whole genome shotgun sequence:
tcaCTCTCTGTCCATGTTTTATGGAAATTCCTTAGCAGATTTTCTGTGGTGTCCTCATCGTAAGTTTCTGTTCGCCTGGCAGCTTTCTTTTTGACAGCATCGGCATAAGAAAAAGGGACTGGCTGGGATGAGACACTTTCGGAGTGCTGAGTGACAGCAGTGAGTGTGCCAGTTACTTTGTTACCAAATTCATCAACATTCGAGAAACGTTCTGtgattgttttggtttctgaGAGGGCAGATGGTTGTGCCAATATTGTTTCTGCATCATTTTTTAGAAAAGGGAGGGGGGTGCTCTGCCTTGAGCCTCCCTTTGTCTCATGAGATCTTTCCAGCTTTGAAGAGTCTACTCTTGTTTTGCCGAGACTTGATACAAGCTCTTCCTGATCCTTTCTCTCCTCTGTAGCTGAGAAACATTGCTCACCcagttcaaaaacatttctaattgcCTGGATGTTAAACCTTGGTATTTCCTGTTGTAGTATGtctgctttttctttattatagTCTGAGCTTTTGTTGTCATTGTGAAGGCACTGTAGAGGTGGAGTGAGCTCTTTTCTGCTATATTGCTTTTCTTCTGGGGATTCAAATTTGTTTATAAAGCTTGACAAGTCTGCCTTTAGAGGCTCatctttttctctgttattgTTTTCAGCCTCACACTCCTCCATCTCAGGACCCAGCCGTTCACTGATGGTGATGAGCTCCTTGCGCACAAAGATCTTATTAAGCTCAGCTTTTTTTGCCCCTTCAAAGAACTCCCGCTTTTCTTTGACAGATGCAGATATCATGTCAGATTCATCCGAATCTTCTGCAGCATTTTGCTCCTTTTGGAGTAGTAGCACATCATTCTCAGAGCTACTTTGTGTAATGCTTGTTTTTGAGTTGGATGATTCAGTCAATGTCCCTGAAGTCTCTGTAACTTGAGCATCAGTTTTGATTTGCTGGTGAAATGTTGACGGCAGTTCCACAACCTCTGATTTTTTCTCAATAACTTGATGGGTGAGTAGTGGTGGGGGTGTGACAACCCGAGAAAgttttgctgttgtttcttTGAGTCGGACCAAATTTTCTGCCTTATCAAATGTCGGCGAAGGTGTGATTCTGGTGATGCGTGATGTTGGGGTGTCACACCTGCGTGGTGGAGGTGTAGGAGGGGTGGGTGGCCTGTGGAGTAGGGTGGGTGATGGAGTCACTCTCTGTGGTGAGTCTGTTTTTCGTGTGGACTCGATGGTGATAAATGTTGGAGAGGGAGGACGCATTCTGAGTGAGGGTGATGGGGCTCGAAGGTCGATTGACTTGCACAAACTCActtcttcttttctgctttcatgTGAGGTGTTTTTAAGAGTTTGGTGTTCAATTTTGGCAGAACCAATACTGATTTTCGATATTCTTTGTGCCACCAAGGCAGAACTTGCTTTCTCTGCTACCAGCTCACATTCATGCTTCTCCAATGTTTCGTCTGTAAGTTCCATTAGTTTGGATTCTGCAAGTTTCTTAAgattcaaaatcattttttcattGGTCTGAGCATCGCTTTCAGCAGCACTTTGTTCCAATTCGTGTTTCCTTTCTGGAGTTATGATCGAATCTGGCACTAAGTTTAAAAGACTTTTTACTGATTTGGAATGTGTTTTCTCTGAAATGCTTTGTGTCTCTGTGATTTGAGAGATTAACACTTGGACGTCTTGCCTCTGAGATCCCTTTGTTCTCTCTGTCGTGGATTTTACAAGTTCATTTTGTTCTGACTTGCCTGTCACCGTAATTGGGACATCCCGGTTTTCTTTTGGTTGTTCCTTTGCGCTCTGTTGAGAAACTGTCACTTCTTTCTTTTGAGATCCATTCCCTTGCGTTTGAAGTGCTTTTTGTTGCACAGACTTCTGATCATCTTTTCTGTCAGCAGTAATAACCTCTCTCTTGATTTGAACGTGCTCTTCTTTGATACTTTTCTGAACTTTGTCGACTGCAATTGTTTCCTCTTCTTGTTGAGTCATTTCAGATGTTACTCTCTTTACTTCTGTGTTTGATTCAGTGACATTTTCTTTACCCTGGCCTTGCTGTGCATTCACTTTAGACTTTttggatttcttcttcttctttactgGAGCAGGAGTTTCTGGTTGATTGGCAGTATTGCTTACAGATGTTGCAGCCACAGCAGGGGAAGTAATATCATTCTTTATCTCTTGTTTTATATCTGTGGCTTCTGCTTTCAAATCTTGTGAAACACTCTGCTTCTCATTGTCACTGGATTTGTTCATCTCTACTGgcttttcttgtttgttgtagttctttttggatttttggCTTTGTTTGCCTGTTTTTCCGTTTGCAATGAGAGATGTATTTTCTGTTGGAAGATCTGAGATATTTTCTTGGCTCCTGTTTGAAGacacatttattctgtttgtttcatcTGTAGAAACATTATTACATACATGTTTTGCCTCGttatcagatttgttttgatcTTCTGATTTGTTAGAAGTAGTGTTGTGCATTTTAGTGTCTGTTTTGGCATGGCCACTTACATCAGCGATAGAGATCAATACTTTCTCAGTTTGGCCAGACTGATTAGAAGAGACTGATACAGTTTTCTGAGTAGTTGTTTGCAGGTGCTGTCTAACAGTTGAGACGGAGGAGAGCTTTTGACTGGAGACCAACTTAGTATTTTCACTTGATACAATTTGCTGTTTTGCAGACAATGTAACTGTGGAATCCATAGTGGTGTTGCCATGGTGGGACCTGGGATTGCTTTGGGTTACATCTGATACCAAAACCGTCATGGAGGAGTCTGAATGAGCACCCATTTCTGTATTTGTGCTTCCCTTCTGAGTGGTTCCTGAGATACTGTAATTTCCCTGATCCCTATTGGACAGCATTTCAAGAGCAGCACTCACAGAGTCATGTGCAAAAGTGGGAGAAGGAGAAGTTGGGGGTGTGTTTTCCTCTCTCAGTTTCCGGTATTTCTCCTCTGATTTTATCAGTGCTGTGTTAAATTTACTAGCTTTCCCTCTCATGAATGGTGGAGGGGAAGGTGGAGGAGTGAATTTCACTGGAGCAATGTAAACTTTCCTTAGTGGTAGTGGCGATTCTGCTGGTAGAGGTGGAGATGGTGGTGGAGTAAATTTCACAGGAGCAATGTTGACTTTCTTGAGCAGCTTAGGGGATTCTGGGTATGGAGGAGGGATGTCACGGGAGACCGTTTTTGAAATGTGCATGGTTGcttctgtttcattttggatTGCCTGCACTTCAGTTTTCACCGATGGTGCCTGTACCTGTTGCATTTTACTGAATTCAACTTTAGACTCCAACTTTGGAACTGGCTGCAAAGCAGGAACTTTCACTTTTTTGACTATCATTCTTTTTACTGTTGATGGAGAAGCAGGAACTGCTTGCGTTGGGGTACTCTCCAGTTCTCGTtgaggtggaggaggtgggaGGAAGTCTTGCTCACCAGTgagtggtggtggggggggagGAAGGTGGTCAGTGTCAGTATCAGCAGTTGGCGGAAGAGGactaggaggaggaggaagaagaaggtcTGTTTCTGCAACaggtggaggtggtggtggtagAGGCAGATCATGCTCTGGTACTTGTGACTTTAAAGTGTAATTGTCAgtttttactttggttttagACAGTTTTCCCATCCccttttggtttgatttaagaTTACGAAACTCTGTTTTTACCGTTTTTATGCCATGGTTTTGAGTAATAGTTTTGTGCTCCACCACCGTTGAAGTCTTTATTCTAACTGTCTCTGACTGATTAGTAATGGAGTGATTTTCCTTAGATGTTTCAAcctgctttgctgtttttatcttttgtatGTTCCTCTGGGCATCTGGATTTAGGTTTTTCACAGCAGGGCTCTGTTTGACTTTAACCCTTCTGTATACTCCATGCCTGACTTTGGGAGTTTCCCGCTGTGCTGTTTCCATAAGTGATTTGATTGTGCCTTTAACATCACCCTTTatcacttcttctttttcctgttgGATTTGCTCCTGTGTCTCATATAAGGACTTGATTGACATTTTGACATCACCCTTGATATCATCTTCAAAGGCAAATTTTTGTTGGGTCTTTGGGGATAGTGGAGGCTCCATGAACATCTGAATTGTCCCTTTGACATCTCCTTGAACATCTATTTCCTGCtgacatatttttctctcacttgAGGCATCTTGCAGACTTTGCATTGCCATATGAATATCACCTCGCACAATTTCTTCCTTTTCAACTCCCTTCACTGCTTGCTTTGCCATTTCCAGAGATTTTAGGGTAGCCTTCACATCTCCAGGAACTAAATTCTCAACAGCAAAACTTCCAACTCTGGAGGTGGATGATTTCTCAAGAGATCTTAGAGCGCCCCGGATATTTCCGGGAATAATATCTGGCTTTTCCACCTCTTTGTTGCGTCTCTGAGCCCTCTCCAGACACCGCAGTGCTTTTGGAATATTGCCTTTTACCACCTCCTCTTTTTCCACAACCACTGTCTGTTTAGCTGATTCTGACAATGAGCTCAAAGCAGCTTTCAAATCTCCTTTGACTATCTCCTCCCTCTGGATTCTTTCCAGTGAGACAGTTGGCTCTGCCATGAAAACTTTTAATGCATTGTGAACATCTCCTGGTATAACATCCTCTACTGAGCGTTCAATTTGCATTTGATGTTGGCCGAGGATAGATTTGGTGCTCTTGATGTCGCCCCCAATGATCTTCTCTTTGTTAGTTGTGTCATCCAGAGTTTCATCAGGGCCCAACTGGAGCTGTTTGAGATAATCAAGAGCTCCAGATTCAATGCATGTGGAGTAAAAATTGACATTCCCCCTTTCAGTGTCATCTATCTTTATCTTCACGGCCTGATCTGACTTTTCTGAGCTGGACAACCTTTCAAGAGCACTCTTTATGTCCCCTTTTACAACGTCTTCCTTTTCAACATTAACACCCTGGTTTTTATGTAGAAGGGAATATAATGTCATCCGTACATCTCCTTTTTCATCCTCCTGAATGAGTATGCCCTGTTTTGCTGATCCAGTCTTACTGAAGAGGTTGTTGATTGTTTCCTGAATGTCACCATGCAGTATTTCCTCCTTTTCAacattactttctttttcttggctGAATAGTTGCTCCACTGTTGAGCTGATGTTTCCCTTCTCTTCTGAGTCTATGACAATTTGCTGCtccctttcttcctttctgttGAGAAGGTTCATCATAATAGTTTGTAGATCTCCCCTGATGATTTCCTCTCTCTGAATCTCTGGAGTCTGCTTATTCATTAGATGGTATTTTGCCATTCTTACATCACCAATCTCGTCAGCCTCTATTAGTATTCCCGTTGAATTCACCATTTTCTGACTGTAAAGTTCCTCAAGAGTTCCCTTGATGCTTTTCCCCAATATTTCAGTCTTTTCTACCTTAGCCTCACTGAAGCCATCAAACGGTGTTGTTTCAAAGagccatgttgttgtttttacatctgcTTTGGGAATTTCCTCCTGAGCGACAGATATGTTCTCACCCTCATCTACTTCTTTAATGTGATCGAGaggatttttctcaaaaagcCAGACTGAATGTTTAACATCTCCCTTTGCAACCTCCTCCTTTTTAACAGTTTCAATTAGATTTTCAGAGCTCATGCTTCTTATTTTGTCAATGGACTGAGTTTCAAACCTCCACTTTGCAGACCTGACATCACCTCTCTGTATTTCACTCACATTAACAGTTCTAACAGATCCCTCTGAGAAGGTGTCAGTTTCAAAACGCTGTTTATTCACTCTCACGTTGCCTCCTTGAATGTCTTCCACAGTTTTTATAAAAGGCTTACTGTCTTCAGCAATCCTGTCAAGAGGCTGAGTCTCAAATTTCCATTTGGCAGATGTTACATCTCCTTTTTGTACATCCTCTTGTGTTACAGATTTAATGATATAGACCTCATCTGTGTCTTTAATTGCATCAAGAGGTTTTGTTTCAAACAACCACCGGGTCCCGACAACATCTCCCTTTTTCACCTCCTCACTTGTAACAGTGGTGACCTCATGGTAGTGACCCTCTTTGTCCTGTATGGCATATAGGGGCTGTGTTTCAAACATCATTGTGTAATTTCTCACATCACCTTTCTCTTCCTCGTCGCAAAtaattttggatgtttttatgctttctgtTTCAGAGGAAACCTCTTGGATTTTATCTAGGGAATAGGTCTCAAAAATAAACCGACCCTTGTTGACATCACCCCGTTGCACATCGCTGACTGTGTGACTGTTCATATATTCCTCTTTGCTGTCATGTATCTGGTCAATGGACTGGTTTTCAAAGAGCCATTTGCAGTTCACAACATTTCCTCTTTGTATGTCCTCGGTCTGAACTCTCTTGAGCTTTCGCATTACTTCATCAGAGGAAGATGTCATGATGTCTACTGTTTGGTTTtcgaaaatatatttttttcttgagacATCTCCAGATGCAATGTCTATCTCTGTGACACGTTTATAAGATCCTATCTCCTCCCCAGTGAGGTTCTCCAGGTTTTCTGTCTCAAAAAGAAAGCAAGccatttttacatcttttccTTTAATGTCTTCTTGGTTTAAACTGCGTGTCTTCAATactgtttcagttttgtcatgAATCGAATCAAGTGTTTGTGTCTCAAACAGCCATGTGCAGGTTTTGACATCTCCCTTGCGTATTTCTTCTGATTCATCCTCTTCTTTTAGTTCCACTCTTTCATACAAGATGTCCATTGGCTTTGTTTCAAACAACCACTTGCATGTTTTCACATCCCCCTTCACAATATCCAGAGCTTTATTTGTCTCCACAGTTTCTTCATCTTCAAGATTGCTGAAGTACTTGATTGCATCAAGAGGCTGTGTTTCAAATAGCCACTTTGCAGTCTTGACATCGCCAGATTCAACTTCCTGTTTAGATATTCCTttaataatttgatatttttcaacACCGTCATCAAACTGATCAATGGGGCGTGTTTCAAACATCCACTTGTAGGTTGTTACGTCTCCTTTAACTACCTCCTCACGGCGCACTGTTTTCACCTCATGAAAGTGGCCTAAACTGTCTTGCATGGCATACAATGCTGATGACTCAAACAAGTTCTTATTTGATTTTACAGAGCCAGATGTCACACCCTCTATTGCAATCATTTGCAATTCCTTACTTGTGTTAAACTCTGTGCTCTCAAAAATGTGCTTGTAGTTTGACACATCCACTTTATCAATTTCTTCGAGGTCAATCGTTCGAATTacttctctcttttcctctctaATTTCCTCCAGTGGTTGACTTTCAAATAACCATTTCTGATGTCTTACATCGCCCTTCTCCTCATTAAGTGGTATGGTCTTTTTCAGTTTGCCTACCTCGGTCAACTCCTTCAAGTCTTCACTTGGAATCGTTTCAAAATATTCTCTGGCTGATCTCACATTACCAGcaataatttcttcttttgtcaaGGAATAAGTATTTGAATCATCATTTAATGTATCCATTGGCCGCGTCTCAAAGACCCAACAGTTCCTACGAACATCTGCCCTGCAGCTTGTTCCATCCTCTTGCGTGAGATCATCCTCAACATTTACAGTACGAAtgacttcttttttctcttctcttatTTGTTCTAGAGGCTGACTCTCAAACCGCCACTTCTGGTGTCTCACATCCCCTTTCATTTCTTCATCTACTATTGCCTTTTTAAGTTTTCCAACCTCAGGGCAGTTCTTCCTGGCTACTTGTGGACTGGTTTCAAAAAAATCCCTTGCAGATCTAACATTTCCTCCTATAATCTCTTCAATCGACTCAGATGTCATGGCCATTGGAGAGTCTTTTGGTTGTGTTTCAAAGACTAACCGGTGCTTGCGCACATCAGCTCCAATAATATCTTTCTTCTCTGTTTGCAAACTTTGCCACTCATGGAgagaatttaatgtttttatctcaAACAACCATCTTCCCCAATCTCCCTTGCTGCTATCCTCCATAGACAGACTGCACACAAGTTTTAAAGGAGCAAATTCTTTATTTGTCAGATCCAGAGGTTGGGTATCAAAAAGCCAGCGTGAAGCAAGAGAGTTCTCCAGTTCAGTTTCTATTTTGCGCACAGACGTTATCTCCAGCATTTGGCTTGATTGTCCTATGATAACACATTTAAACTGAGTGTCAAACGTGCTTGTTATGACTTTAACTTCTCCACTTATTTCTTCCAACACTGAACGTAAGCTCAGCAGGTGGCTCTCATCAATAGTCTCTGTGTGCCCCAAGCTTTCTGTTAACTTACTATCAATCATGTAAATAGAAGCATTTCCATCATCTTCAGTAAACACAATTTCCTTTGTCAAATCCTCCTCCTTGTGCATTTTGTTTAGAGTGTCcatattttgagtttcaaacAACCATGCTGCGGCACGAACATCCCCTTTGTcaaatttgttaaatttgtttttatattccgTTGAATTGATGTACAGTGAGCCCAGCTCATCTATTGGCTTGGTCTCGAACATCCATGCCGTACGTCTCACATCTTTACCCACAATTATTTCCTGTTGAGTAATTTTCTTGTTGTCTTCTTCCTCATCGGGAGTTTCATCTTTAATAGCATCCAAtggtttattttcaaacatcCAGCGCATGGCTTGCACCTCCCCAGGGAGAACCTCTTCCCACTCCTCATACTCCTCATCATAGACATCATCGGGActaccatcatcatcatcctcatatGTGTACACTTGGCTCTCTACCTGGTTGTTCtctgtttcactgttttcactGTAGTACTCTTTTTCAATATTCTTACGAACCTCAGGATGAATGTGCTTGTATATACGTTTCAGCTCAGACATACCCTTCTGCTTGAAAAAAGCTTCTCGATTgagttgttgtttgtttactgGCTCCAGAGGCTCATGTGAGGGATGGCTCACTGGAATATTTTCACTGTCTGATGGCATTTGTAATAagtgtggaggaggaggaggaagatatTCAGAATCCTCAGCTGGAGGGGGTGGAAAGTCCTCAAAATCCATCACTGTAGCTGGGGTTGACTCCGTAGCAAATTCCTTACACACTTCACTCGTCAGCTTGTTGCTCTGATTCAAGTTTGAAGACCACTTTGATCGATTGATGTCACGTCCAATCTTTGTTgggaataaaaatgataattttttagTAAATTAGCTATTAAAAAACATGAGTATATATTTGAACACATTGAAGTCTCAAAATCTGGTTGTTGATGGGGTCTATACAGAATGATAATCCATCCATAGTTAAATAAACTTCTAAATTGCTTTCTTCTCATTCACTTCCAAAcgacaaagaaataaattgcTGATATAACACAAGACAAATCTGTCAAGATTTTGAGTGAGCAGCACAGGTACACAACAGTCCAGTGACACAATTTACCTCACCTACGTATTATGAATTTGCACAGGTGTATAGCTTCTGCAGAGAGTGTGTTCTACTGTGCAATTGTTTAAGAGAGTTAAAAGAACtaatctttacattttgagaGTGATCTCAGAAAAAGATATGCTTGTATTTCAAAAGTTATTACCTTAATTGGTTTTTGTGCAGCAGCCTCTTCTATTGTTCTTTCAAAGTGATCTCTCAGCTCTTTGGTTGTGAACCTGGGAAACTCTTCGTCTAATTGTTAGCACAGGAGTTACAACAGAGAGGAGATTTATATTAGCAAAGCAGAGATAGGCAACACAGAATGACGATTAACAGAGTTTCATGAGCTCCTACCTGTATCATTCTGATGGTTTTCATAACTGGATGCCAGGTTGCTGTCATTGTAGGtcacctgtgtgtgttttaaataaaaaattatgagaGGGAATTCGTGTAACTGACACGTACATAATTATAATTACTCGTCTTGCAGTTATGTATGTGATgattatgtattattttatctaaTGAGTAGTGAGTAGCTACTGGGATAAATTGTAATACATTTCATCCTTGATTTTAGTCCTATTGCAGTCCTATTGCACAGATTCTGCTGAAAGCTGAGAAATAGGCAAAGGTCTTCTTGTATTTCTTTTAGAATCATAATGACAGAAATTGTTATGCATACCATAGTTTCTTGGAAATTTAGCTGCTGACTGCCTGGGACGACCGACCTGCTGCCACTTGACACTGTAACCTCAGAGGTTGACATCTCCTGTTAGGGCAAAAGAGGCATTTGTCAAAGATGGTAGATGACATCCAACCTCATAACACAAATTTCTTAGTGCCTCATATCACAACCAACTCTTTTTATGGCCAATAATCAGACTCAACTCCAATTTACTAAGTCTGTTAAAGCATAATAGTACACAAGTAAACACCATCAACTCCTTACGGTTCTTGAgcg
This genomic window contains:
- the xirp2b gene encoding xin actin-binding repeat-containing protein 2 codes for the protein MSQAAVSKRADNTITSGVMEESEVCSLPGGLTSIRKQIHTQEASTSHSVTQFHFHHKTEQEMSTSEVTVSSGSRSVVPGSQQLNFQETMVTYNDSNLASSYENHQNDTDEEFPRFTTKELRDHFERTIEEAAAQKPIKIGRDINRSKWSSNLNQSNKLTSEVCKEFATESTPATVMDFEDFPPPPAEDSEYLPPPPPHLLQMPSDSENIPVSHPSHEPLEPVNKQQLNREAFFKQKGMSELKRIYKHIHPEVRKNIEKEYYSENSETENNQVESQVYTYEDDDDGSPDDVYDEEYEEWEEVLPGEVQAMRWMFENKPLDAIKDETPDEEEDNKKITQQEIIVGKDVRRTAWMFETKPIDELGSLYINSTEYKNKFNKFDKGDVRAAAWLFETQNMDTLNKMHKEEDLTKEIVFTEDDGNASIYMIDSKLTESLGHTETIDESHLLSLRSVLEEISGEVKVITSTFDTQFKCVIIGQSSQMLEITSVRKIETELENSLASRWLFDTQPLDLTNKEFAPLKLVCSLSMEDSSKGDWGRWLFEIKTLNSLHEWQSLQTEKKDIIGADVRKHRLVFETQPKDSPMAMTSESIEEIIGGNVRSARDFFETSPQVARKNCPEVGKLKKAIVDEEMKGDVRHQKWRFESQPLEQIREEKKEVIRTVNVEDDLTQEDGTSCRADVRRNCWVFETRPMDTLNDDSNTYSLTKEEIIAGNVRSAREYFETIPSEDLKELTEVGKLKKTIPLNEEKGDVRHQKWLFESQPLEEIREEKREVIRTIDLEEIDKVDVSNYKHIFESTEFNTSKELQMIAIEGVTSGSVKSNKNLFESSALYAMQDSLGHFHEVKTVRREEVVKGDVTTYKWMFETRPIDQFDDGVEKYQIIKGISKQEVESGDVKTAKWLFETQPLDAIKYFSNLEDEETVETNKALDIVKGDVKTCKWLFETKPMDILYERVELKEEDESEEIRKGDVKTCTWLFETQTLDSIHDKTETVLKTRSLNQEDIKGKDVKMACFLFETENLENLTGEEIGSYKRVTEIDIASGDVSRKKYIFENQTVDIMTSSSDEVMRKLKRVQTEDIQRGNVVNCKWLFENQSIDQIHDSKEEYMNSHTVSDVQRGDVNKGRFIFETYSLDKIQEVSSETESIKTSKIICDEEEKGDVRNYTMMFETQPLYAIQDKEGHYHEVTTVTSEEVKKGDVVGTRWLFETKPLDAIKDTDEVYIIKSVTQEDVQKGDVTSAKWKFETQPLDRIAEDSKPFIKTVEDIQGGNVRVNKQRFETDTFSEGSVRTVNVSEIQRGDVRSAKWRFETQSIDKIRSMSSENLIETVKKEEVAKGDVKHSVWLFEKNPLDHIKEVDEGENISVAQEEIPKADVKTTTWLFETTPFDGFSEAKVEKTEILGKSIKGTLEELYSQKMVNSTGILIEADEIGDVRMAKYHLMNKQTPEIQREEIIRGDLQTIMMNLLNRKEEREQQIVIDSEEKGNISSTVEQLFSQEKESNVEKEEILHGDIQETINNLFSKTGSAKQGILIQEDEKGDVRMTLYSLLHKNQGVNVEKEDVVKGDIKSALERLSSSEKSDQAVKIKIDDTERGNVNFYSTCIESGALDYLKQLQLGPDETLDDTTNKEKIIGGDIKSTKSILGQHQMQIERSVEDVIPGDVHNALKVFMAEPTVSLERIQREEIVKGDLKAALSSLSESAKQTVVVEKEEVVKGNIPKALRCLERAQRRNKEVEKPDIIPGNIRGALRSLEKSSTSRVGSFAVENLVPGDVKATLKSLEMAKQAVKGVEKEEIVRGDIHMAMQSLQDASSERKICQQEIDVQGDVKGTIQMFMEPPLSPKTQQKFAFEDDIKGDVKMSIKSLYETQEQIQQEKEEVIKGDVKGTIKSLMETAQRETPKVRHGVYRRVKVKQSPAVKNLNPDAQRNIQKIKTAKQVETSKENHSITNQSETVRIKTSTVVEHKTITQNHGIKTVKTEFRNLKSNQKGMGKLSKTKVKTDNYTLKSQVPEHDLPLPPPPPPVAETDLLLPPPPSPLPPTADTDTDHLPPPPPPLTGEQDFLPPPPPQRELESTPTQAVPASPSTVKRMIVKKVKVPALQPVPKLESKVEFSKMQQVQAPSVKTEVQAIQNETEATMHISKTVSRDIPPPYPESPKLLKKVNIAPVKFTPPPSPPLPAESPLPLRKVYIAPVKFTPPPSPPPFMRGKASKFNTALIKSEEKYRKLREENTPPTSPSPTFAHDSVSAALEMLSNRDQGNYSISGTTQKGSTNTEMGAHSDSSMTVLVSDVTQSNPRSHHGNTTMDSTVTLSAKQQIVSSENTKLVSSQKLSSVSTVRQHLQTTTQKTVSVSSNQSGQTEKVLISIADVSGHAKTDTKMHNTTSNKSEDQNKSDNEAKHVCNNVSTDETNRINVSSNRSQENISDLPTENTSLIANGKTGKQSQKSKKNYNKQEKPVEMNKSSDNEKQSVSQDLKAEATDIKQEIKNDITSPAVAATSVSNTANQPETPAPVKKKKKSKKSKVNAQQGQGKENVTESNTEVKRVTSEMTQQEEETIAVDKVQKSIKEEHVQIKREVITADRKDDQKSVQQKALQTQGNGSQKKEVTVSQQSAKEQPKENRDVPITVTGKSEQNELVKSTTERTKGSQRQDVQVLISQITETQSISEKTHSKSVKSLLNLVPDSIITPERKHELEQSAAESDAQTNEKMILNLKKLAESKLMELTDETLEKHECELVAEKASSALVAQRISKISIGSAKIEHQTLKNTSHESRKEEVSLCKSIDLRAPSPSLRMRPPSPTFITIESTRKTDSPQRVTPSPTLLHRPPTPPTPPPRRCDTPTSRITRITPSPTFDKAENLVRLKETTAKLSRVVTPPPLLTHQVIEKKSEVVELPSTFHQQIKTDAQVTETSGTLTESSNSKTSITQSSSENDVLLLQKEQNAAEDSDESDMISASVKEKREFFEGAKKAELNKIFVRKELITISERLGPEMEECEAENNNREKDEPLKADLSSFINKFESPEEKQYSRKELTPPLQCLHNDNKSSDYNKEKADILQQEIPRFNIQAIRNVFELGEQCFSATEERKDQEELVSSLGKTRVDSSKLERSHETKGGSRQSTPLPFLKNDAETILAQPSALSETKTITERFSNVDEFGNKVTGTLTAVTQHSESVSSQPVPFSYADAVKKKAARRTETYDEDTTENLLRNFHKTWTESETVFKNLGYTVSEETSSQAVLHQTKTVSSDSCSEVGALHSMSEEGLSDGCSDSGQKKVP